AGCAGCAGGTAGCGACACTGCCATTGAAACCGCTAACATTGCTTTGATGAATGATAAACTTTCACTCATTCCGTTTCTCATTCGCCTCTCACAAAAAACATTACGCAGAATAAAATTCAACACCATCGGAGCAATAGCAGTAAAAGTGATATTCATAACATTGGCTTTCGTTGGTTATAGCAATTTGGTTTTCGCTATTGCAGCAGACGTTGGAGTAACACTTATAGTAATTTTGACAAGTTTGAATTTGATGAAGTTTGAAAATAAAATTGTAAGCGGACAGTGAAACCTGCAATCGTAACGATAGTGCATACAAAGCCCACGCATTTGCACTCACATTTGCTTTTGCCACCAAGCACAGGCAAACGCAGCAAAAGCAAAAGAGAGTGCAAGCAACCGCACCCGTTTACCACAGACCAGACCGTAAACAACTTGGACAATTCAGTGTATATTCAACAACGACAACACTTCTGACAGACAGAAGGGCAGCTGATAACAGCGGTAGCTGTTGCACAACTACCTTCAAAAATCCATGATTTTCACCCGTTTTCTGAAAATAATCAGACTAAATAGTTAATCTGCTTATTTTGATATATCGTCCTGTTCTTTCCACAGGTATTTATAATCGATGAATACCTTGAAAATGAAAATAATTCCTTCATTTTAGCTCCTTTTTTAACCAGCTTTTCAACCGGTTTACTTACCACCGGATTTTTTCTCACCCATTTCAGATATTTTTTCAGATTGTAGGTAAGCGCGGCCATTAAGACATGCTTGGTGGCTCCTTCAATTCCCCGTGTATGTACCCGTCGCATCGAGGTGAAATTCAGCAAGGTACCCAACACAGGCTCCACCGTTTTACTCCGTATCCGGCTCATTTTTCTGGCTGTTTTCGGATTGCCCGTCAATTTCCGGTGCATGGCATCATAGAGTTCCTTATGGATGCTGTCATCTATCTTCTTGAAACGGGTGGCTGCTCCACAACATTCCGCCCGTAACGGACATTTTCCGCAATCGCTTTCGCTGCCACGGTATGTCCGTTTGATATATCCTTTCGAGACAGGCCGTTCTCCCTTGTACTCAAGGTTGGCGGCTTTGCCACCCGGTTTCCGGCATTCATACCGGTTCAGTTCCCGGTTATATTCAAATCCGTCCCGCTGCGGAACGTACTGCCCGAAATTCGGTATCCAGGCATCCAACTCCTTGCGGTTCAGATACTCAAGCGCTTCTCCGCTGCTATAACCGGCATCCGCCAGAATCTGCTCTGCCTTCAGTCCGTTTTCCTCCAGATGGGAGGTGGCCAGTTCCACAATCTTTTCCAGGCATTGGCTGTCGCGCTGATCGGCAAAATCGGCCGTGGCACCGGTAATGACATGATGGGCATCATCCACAGCCAACTGCCCGAAATAGTTCATCTGACGGGCCTTGCCCGGCTTCACGCTGATCCGTGCATCCGGATCGGTGGGGCTGTAGTGCGTATGATTGCTCAGATATTTTCCCCGGATCCGGTTGCCATTGTCATCGGTTTCTTCCTTTGAGGCAGCTTCCAGGCGTTCCCGTTTGGCCGCGGCCGAATGACCGGGCATGTCACGGTAGGCCTGCTTCTTCCACTGATGATGCTTATCGACAAGGTTCTTTCGTTGTTGCGATACCGTAAATTCTGAGTTGGAATCCAGTTCATCCGCCCAGGCTTCACCATCTCCAACAATTTCCTTTTCCTTCAGACTGTCCAGACTGGCGTTCGCTTTGATAAATGCAGAATCCACAGCCTGACGTTTTCCCCGCACCATCCCTTTCTGAACACACAGACTTAAAACCTGACGAAATAATTTCAGAAAAATTTCCTCACCAAATAAGGCACGGGTTCTGGAGATTGTGGAATGCCATGGCAGCGCTTCATCTAATTCATACCCCAGATACCAGCGCACATCAAGACTATTGGCACAAAACTGAATGAGTTTCCGGTCACTTTGCAGATTGTTCAGATAACCGACCAGAAGAATTTTAAAAAAGACAGTTGGGTCAATGGATGGCTGTCCCTCGGTACCATAAAACGACTCAGTTTCCTTGTAGAGAAATTGTAAATTCAGGGCTGAATCCAGCTGACGATAAATGTTATCTTCCGGGACCAGAGAATCGAGCGTGACGGGAACAAATAACCGGGGTTGGTGGTGATGTTTTCCTTGCATAGGCAAAGATACCGCTTTTCACCCATCCTTCCCTGACCGGGTATTTGATTTTCCCGGCATTTTTGGCATCTTAAGCTAGTTGTGCAACAGGCACAGGCGTTTGGCAAAAGTGGCGGTTCAGTGCTTCGTATGACAGTTTTTCGTAAATTTGAAGTGTGTGCTTCGTATGAACATTTGTGGTTAAATCGCCACCTTCGCGTTATAGGCAACTTTAAAGACAGACAATAAACAATGACATTTATAATAACAAAAGGTGGTGGACTACTAGAAACTGGAGCAAAGGAAATTCCACTTGAATTCAATAAAGAGAATTTAAAACTACTTCTTGACAAACTAATTTCCAATGACACAACCTATACGCATCAAGACTTTTCAAATTGGGCTAGTAAGTTTCACATGTTTTGCATTGACTCATTTGACAAAGGAAAGCCTGTTGACGACAATTTGGAGGAATTACTAAACGACATAGATGCACAATGGAGCTTATTTCTTTTTAATTCTTATAAAGTTGAACAATTATTAAAACTTGACTTATCGACCGTAAAACTTCCATCAGACCTATTGACAAAATGGCAAACAATTTTACACGGACTATAAAAGCTGCCTATAACAGCACCTACCCAAATGGCGGGATTTCGTGTTCCAAAGACAGTTTAGTGGTTAATCAAACATTAGTTTTTCAAATCAAGTTTTGTGGTAAAAGTCCCGCCCTTCGGGTAGCTGCAAAACGTTCATTTTAACATGTCAATCAGAAACCAGTTCAATTCAAGTCGTCAGCTTCATCAACCATCGGTTTTTTCAGGGTATGATTTTTCAATCCAGACCGTTGACTCATCGGTTGCCATCTGACCGGATCGACCCATGACCCGCAACGCATTCTGGGTGATCTTCGTTCTTGCTGCTATATCCATTGGCGTTTATCCGCTGTTTTATTTGTTCATCGACCAGCCGGTCGGACTGCTCACCACCAAATCCACCGGATTGCTGGCCGATCCCCTTTGGAAACTGGGCTTTTATACACACATTCTCGCCGGCGGTATGGCCCTGCTTATCGGCTGGACCCAGTTCCATGCCAGTTGGCGCGCACGCCACCTGGAGCTGCACAGACAAACCGGAAAGGCCTATCTGATCGCTGCTTGCATGAGTTCACTGGCGGGGATTTATATCGGTTTTTTTGCAACGGGCGGACTGATCAGTTCACTGGGATTCATCAGCCTGGGACTCATCTGGTTTCTGACCACGACCCTGGCTTACCGGGCCATCCAGCACCGGCAGGTTGTGCAGCATCAGCGCCTGATGATCGTCAGCTATGCGGCCTGCTTTTCGGCGGTGACTCTGCGGATCGAACTGCCGCTCCTCATCTGGCTGACAGGTGATTTTGAAACGGCCTATCGACTGGTTGCCTGGCTTTGCTGGGTTCCGAATATACTGGTGGCATGGGTTATCACACGGCAAGACGTTATTTCGACTCAGGCCCACTAACAGTCATCTTTAACCAACTTGTTCCTGGTTTAGTGGCATCATTGCAAATAAAATTTTGTTTTGTACCAACAGCATCTTCAAGCTAAAACAGTATCCATCCGATTGCTGCTCCATCATGATGCATGAAAGACAGATTCAATGAATAATGGAATGTTTCGTTGATTCGTTTGGACGACTTACAACCGGTCCCTACTTTTAACCGACCGGGGTGTTGCACGACGTTTTGAAAGTCTGAAACAATTGGTTAACCTGTCTGGCATGGAATTTTGCTTACAGGATAGGCAAGGGAAAACACGAAACGGCAGTGGTGGATTTATTTATTGGCCTGATTGGGTGATGAGTAACCGTCAATTTCTACCCTGCCGGTCATTCAGTCTGATGGTGTTCTTCCTTCGGACAGGTGTTTCCTTCTATTGTCTCCGGTTGGAATTCAGTTAATTAACAACTCATTACTTTGGAAGCAAAATCAATATGTCTGAGAAAAAGAAAAACCCAGGAAATGGGATTGGAATCGGAGCCGCAATTGGCGTCGCTTTTGGCGCAGCATACGGCTATCACTCGGGGAACATGTCCCTGAGTATTGCCATCGGTCTTGCGATTGGCGTCGCAATTGGTGCAATTTTTGACTTTGCAGTCAAGAAAAAGGACTAGTAAACCGTCGAACCGTTGAAATGAAATGGACCATCGTCATCGTTGGTATATGTATGGCTTTCAGGACGGTTGTCGGACAGC
The sequence above is drawn from the Bacteroidota bacterium genome and encodes:
- a CDS encoding cation-transporting P-type ATPase translates to AAGSDTAIETANIALMNDKLSLIPFLIRLSQKTLRRIKFNTIGAIAVKVIFITLAFVGYSNLVFAIAADVGVTLIVILTSLNLMKFENKIVSGQ
- a CDS encoding IS1182 family transposase translates to MQGKHHHQPRLFVPVTLDSLVPEDNIYRQLDSALNLQFLYKETESFYGTEGQPSIDPTVFFKILLVGYLNNLQSDRKLIQFCANSLDVRWYLGYELDEALPWHSTISRTRALFGEEIFLKLFRQVLSLCVQKGMVRGKRQAVDSAFIKANASLDSLKEKEIVGDGEAWADELDSNSEFTVSQQRKNLVDKHHQWKKQAYRDMPGHSAAAKRERLEAASKEETDDNGNRIRGKYLSNHTHYSPTDPDARISVKPGKARQMNYFGQLAVDDAHHVITGATADFADQRDSQCLEKIVELATSHLEENGLKAEQILADAGYSSGEALEYLNRKELDAWIPNFGQYVPQRDGFEYNRELNRYECRKPGGKAANLEYKGERPVSKGYIKRTYRGSESDCGKCPLRAECCGAATRFKKIDDSIHKELYDAMHRKLTGNPKTARKMSRIRSKTVEPVLGTLLNFTSMRRVHTRGIEGATKHVLMAALTYNLKKYLKWVRKNPVVSKPVEKLVKKGAKMKELFSFSRYSSIINTCGKNRTIYQNKQINYLV
- a CDS encoding DUF2306 domain-containing protein, whose translation is MTRNAFWVIFVLAAISIGVYPLFYLFIDQPVGLLTTKSTGLLADPLWKLGFYTHILAGGMALLIGWTQFHASWRARHLELHRQTGKAYLIAACMSSLAGIYIGFFATGGLISSLGFISLGLIWFLTTTLAYRAIQHRQVVQHQRLMIVSYAACFSAVTLRIELPLLIWLTGDFETAYRLVAWLCWVPNILVAWVITRQDVISTQAH
- a CDS encoding glycine zipper family protein — protein: MGIGAAIGVAFGAAYGYHSGNMSLSIAIGLAIGVAIGAIFDFAVKKKD